From one Catenuloplanes nepalensis genomic stretch:
- a CDS encoding GOLPH3/VPS74 family protein: MTMSLAEELVLIAYDTDGTAWGTGTAVDFAVAGAHLMELALAGRIAMRDGRIAVLDPAPTGSPLADAALAVLAADPKPRRPKEAVNLLSKKALQPVLDRLVESGVMERHDQKVLLVVPFTRYPSPGGVEHPTETERRRLMHAAVTDPHATPDDRTQALVALVTAADWHRRAFPGLPKHTIRPRFTGVLDDLRTAVRGAIADTYS; this comes from the coding sequence ATGACGATGTCGCTGGCCGAGGAACTGGTCCTGATCGCGTACGACACCGACGGCACCGCGTGGGGCACCGGCACCGCCGTGGACTTCGCCGTCGCCGGCGCGCACCTGATGGAACTCGCGCTGGCCGGCCGGATCGCGATGCGTGACGGCCGGATCGCCGTGCTCGACCCGGCACCGACCGGCTCGCCCCTCGCCGACGCGGCGCTCGCCGTGCTCGCCGCCGACCCGAAGCCGCGCCGGCCGAAGGAGGCGGTGAACCTGCTGTCGAAGAAGGCACTGCAGCCGGTCCTGGACCGGCTGGTCGAATCCGGCGTCATGGAACGGCACGACCAGAAGGTGCTGCTGGTCGTCCCGTTCACCCGCTACCCATCGCCGGGCGGGGTGGAGCACCCCACCGAGACCGAACGGCGCCGGCTGATGCACGCGGCCGTCACCGACCCGCACGCCACACCGGACGACCGCACGCAGGCGCTGGTCGCGCTGGTCACGGCCGCGGACTGGCACCGGCGCGCCTTTCCCGGCCTGCCGAAGCACACGATCCGCCCGCGCTTCACCGGCGTCCTCGACGACCTGCGGACCGCCGTCAGGGGCGCGATCGCGGACACCTACTCGTGA
- a CDS encoding DUF4360 domain-containing protein translates to MRKLLQAGTVLALIATSLIAGSPASAGNIVDDPPTDHIVIDLVAMAGSGCRPGSAAVAVSPDNTAFTAIYSDYLAQAGPGIATTEGRKNCQLNVLVHVPQGFTFAITKVDYRGYGLLQTGAVASQRANYYFQGMTQSTYINHPIGAPLDDNWIASDEVPIAAVVWHPCGELRNLNINTELRVSKGTSTVASFLTMDSTDGSISTTYHFAWQRCR, encoded by the coding sequence ATGCGTAAACTGCTGCAAGCCGGAACCGTGCTGGCGTTGATCGCCACCTCACTGATCGCGGGCTCGCCCGCGTCCGCCGGGAACATCGTCGACGACCCGCCGACCGACCACATCGTCATCGACCTCGTCGCGATGGCCGGCTCCGGCTGCCGGCCCGGTTCGGCCGCCGTCGCGGTCTCGCCGGACAACACCGCCTTCACCGCGATCTACAGCGACTACCTGGCCCAGGCCGGCCCGGGCATCGCCACCACCGAGGGCCGCAAGAACTGCCAGCTCAACGTGCTGGTGCACGTGCCACAGGGCTTCACCTTCGCGATCACCAAGGTGGACTACCGCGGATACGGCCTGCTCCAGACCGGTGCGGTCGCCTCCCAGCGAGCCAACTACTACTTCCAGGGCATGACGCAGAGCACCTACATCAACCACCCCATCGGCGCACCCCTCGACGACAACTGGATCGCCAGCGACGAGGTCCCGATCGCCGCGGTCGTCTGGCACCCGTGCGGCGAACTGCGCAACCTCAACATCAACACCGAGCTGCGGGTCTCGAAGGGCACATCGACGGTGGCGAGCTTCCTCACGATGGACTCCACCGACGGCAGCATCTCCACCACCTACCACTTCGCATGGCAGCGCTGCCGGTGA
- a CDS encoding DUF4360 domain-containing protein — protein MRRRPTGARIAVLAALGTVLALPLSAPAHADDDAVAAVPDGAVTVEVIAASGSGCAPGTAWVATKSDKSGFRIRYYDFVAEAGGNAALVDRRKNCQIGVLITVPAGWTFAVAEADYRGRARLASGATGLQRTNYYWQGSSDNSSTAETFYGPFSGYWSTRDAAPALIYTPCTAQRVLNINTELRVDAGTSGYTSSMSMNSSEGDVDTLFNFSWTQC, from the coding sequence ATGAGAAGAAGGCCCACCGGCGCGAGGATTGCGGTTCTCGCCGCACTCGGCACGGTTCTCGCCCTGCCACTGTCCGCGCCGGCACACGCGGACGACGACGCGGTCGCCGCCGTCCCGGACGGCGCCGTCACCGTCGAAGTGATCGCCGCCAGCGGCTCGGGCTGCGCCCCCGGCACGGCATGGGTGGCCACCAAGTCCGACAAGTCCGGCTTCCGGATCAGGTACTACGACTTCGTCGCCGAGGCCGGCGGCAACGCCGCGCTCGTCGACCGCCGCAAGAACTGCCAGATCGGCGTCCTCATCACGGTCCCGGCCGGCTGGACCTTCGCGGTCGCGGAGGCCGACTACCGCGGCCGGGCGCGGCTCGCCTCCGGCGCGACCGGACTGCAGCGCACGAACTACTACTGGCAGGGGTCGTCCGACAACAGCAGCACCGCGGAGACCTTCTACGGCCCGTTCAGCGGCTACTGGAGCACCAGGGACGCGGCTCCGGCGCTGATCTACACGCCCTGCACGGCGCAGCGTGTCCTGAACATCAACACCGAGCTGCGGGTGGACGCCGGCACGTCCGGCTACACCAGCAGCATGTCGATGAACTCCAGCGAGGGCGACGTCGACACGCTGTTCAACTTCAGCTGGACGCAGTGCTGA
- a CDS encoding helix-turn-helix domain-containing protein produces the protein MGRTHPADASGRGVLEGAFRLLDALSEVEAAGLSAVARLSGLPKATAYRLLDQLEDLGAVERIRGGYRIGHTLALLSDRRARARRLRAAAHEPSRTLAAQTGCTVGMSVLRDREITCVSSVVAGERLLFDPGLATYPLVTAAGQMLLAERDDTGPPPPMSDLEWRRARAAIRERGTAIDQQSVVSGLSCVAAPVRDPGGRLIASARAPALAVLAGVLIAALTVLILLLPGRDGTPTCTAPAACPPTAPPSPGRPTLGGR, from the coding sequence ATGGGACGGACACACCCGGCCGACGCGAGCGGTCGCGGAGTACTGGAGGGCGCGTTCCGCCTGCTGGACGCGCTGTCCGAGGTGGAGGCGGCCGGGCTGTCGGCGGTGGCGAGGCTCAGTGGCCTGCCCAAGGCGACCGCCTACCGGCTCCTCGACCAGCTCGAAGACCTCGGCGCGGTCGAGCGCATCCGCGGCGGATACCGGATCGGGCACACCCTGGCCCTGCTCAGCGACCGGCGCGCCCGGGCCCGCCGGCTCCGCGCCGCGGCACACGAGCCGTCCCGGACACTGGCCGCGCAGACCGGCTGCACCGTCGGCATGTCGGTGCTGCGCGACCGCGAGATCACCTGCGTGTCATCGGTGGTCGCCGGCGAACGACTGTTGTTCGATCCCGGCCTGGCCACCTATCCGCTGGTCACCGCCGCCGGGCAGATGCTGCTCGCCGAACGCGACGACACCGGCCCGCCACCGCCGATGTCGGACCTGGAATGGCGGCGCGCCCGGGCCGCGATCCGCGAGCGCGGCACCGCGATCGACCAGCAGAGCGTCGTGTCCGGACTGTCCTGCGTGGCCGCGCCGGTCCGCGACCCCGGCGGCCGGCTCATCGCCTCGGCACGCGCCCCCGCACTGGCGGTGCTGGCCGGCGTCCTGATCGCCGCCCTCACCGTGCTGATCCTGCTCCTACCCGGCCGCGACGGCACCCCCACCTGCACCGCCCCGGCCGCATGCCCACCGACCGCCCCACCCTCGCCCGGCCGGCCGACCCTCGGCGGCCGTTGA